Within Planktothrix tepida PCC 9214, the genomic segment TCAACTCCCGTTGGGCCGTTGGGATCTGGATTGGGCGGGGGTGTAGAATTAACAGTCTTAAATCTAGCAATAGTTCTGCGCCAACGAGGTCATAAAGTTACGATTGCAGCCCCGGAAACGTCTCAATTAGAGTCTTTTTCAATAGTAGAAATTCCAGGGGAATTACAAACTTTAGCCCAAACCCAAAACCGTCATGATCCGGTGATTTTGCCTGATAATTCCGTGTTAACGAATTTGTGGAATTATGCTCAACAAGTTGCTGATCAATATGATATTATTTTGAACTTTGCTTATGATTGGTTGCCTTTATTTTTAACGCCTTTTTTTAAAGGTAAATTAATCCATTTAGTCAGTATGGGTTCCTTAAGCGATGTCATGGATCAAGCTGTTCATCAAGCCATTCAACAGTGTCCGGGTTCCATTGCTTTTCATACCCATAGTCAAGCAGAAACTTTTGGGTTAAAAGAGGGTTATTTTTGTTTAAGTAATGCGATTGATTTATCTCAATATCAGTTTTGTGCAGAACCCAAAAATCAATTAGCTTGGGTCGGTAGAATTTCTCCCGAAAAAGGTTTAGAAGATGCAGTTGCTGCTTCCCAAAAAACGGGAATTCCATTAATGATTATGGGTAAAATTCAAGATGAAGCTTACTGGCAAACCATTGTTCAAAATTATTCCGATGCTCCGATTCAATACTTAGGGTTTTTATCAACGGAAAAACTTCAAGAACAAGTTCGTCAATGTCGCGCTTTAGTGATGACCCATCGCTGGATAGAAGCTTTTGGAAATGTGGCGATCGAAGCCTTAGCTTGTGGCGTTCCTGTAATTTCCTATAGCCGAGGAGGGCCAACAGAAATTATTCGAGATAGCGTAACAGGTTGGTTAGTGGAACCGGATAATATTAATGAGTTAGTTCAGGCTATTCAAAAGTTAGATCAAATTGACCGTTTTGTCTGTCGTCAACAGGCGGAAACAGAATATTCTTTAGATGCTTTAGGCGATCGCATTGAACACTGGTTATTTCAGGTTATTTCATCGTAAAGTATTCAGGACTTTTTATTATTAATAATATCATTAATTATGACCAATTTTCCAGGATTAAAACCGGGCGATAAATTACGAGTAATTGCGCCCAGTGGCGCGTTAAGAGAATGGGAACCTTTTGAAAAAGGAGTTGAAATTTGGCGATCGCACGGTTATAAAATCGAATTTACACCGGGTTTTGATCAATCCTGGGGATATTTAGCCGGAAACGATGAAAACCGACGACAACAACTTTTAGAAGCCTTAACAGATGAAACTTGTCGGGGTATTTTGTGCGCTAGAGGAGGGTTTGGATCAACTCGATTATTAGAAGGATGGAATTGGGATAATTTTGCTAAAATTGCGACTATTCCTAAATTTTTAATTGGGTTTTCTGATATCACAGGATTATTATGGGCATTTTCCCATCATTCACACATTATCGGCATTCATGGCCCTGTTTTAACAACCTTAGCCACTGAACCAGATTGGTCAATTCAACGTTTATTTGAAGGTGTTGAAACGGGATATTTTGAAGTGTTACAAGGGGAAAGTTGGATCAAAGGTTATGCTTCTGGTCGATTATTTCCTGCTAATTTAACGGTTGCGACTCATTTATTAGGAACAACTTATCAACCGGATTTAACCAATACCATTATCGCCTTAGAAGATGTTAATGAAGAACCCTATCGTTTAGATCGAATGTTAACTCACTGGCGGATGGTGGGTGCATTTAAAGGGGTTCAAGGAATTGCGTTAGGACGATTTAGTCGTTGTGAAGCTAAAGGAAATCCTAATAGTTTTACCATAGAAGAGGTATTACGCGATCGCTTAGGCGATTTAGGAATTCCAATTGTGTCTAATTTACCCTTCGGTCATGAAGGATCGAATGCTATTTTACCCGTTGGTCGGATGGCTCATCTGGATGGAGAACAAGGAACCTTAAGTTTTTCCTAAAGAGGAGAGAAGGAAAGATTAAAGAACAGTAATCAGTGATCAGGTTTAACACCTCTAACCGCCTTTCCTCCCTTATTTTCTGATACTAACGAATTATAGAATGGGATTTTTTGAGGGAATTATTGGCAATTAACCGTTCTTCATATCGTTTTAATTGTTGATGATCCCGTTCATTTAATCGATATAAATTCGGTTCAAGATCATAACTATAATGGTCAGGATTGATGGTTTTCCAATCTAACACAGGCGCGGACTGAATTTCGCTCGTATTGGGCATTATATATTCCTGATCACTGCGAATGGGAACTTCACCCATATAAGGGAGACGATAGGTTTTTCTGACTTGTTCTTCGTAATCGTATCCTTTCGTTTCTAAGTGCTGATAAGAAGGAAGATGGGTTGCTTGTTCTTTGGTTAATCCATTAGTATAAACCCGTTGAGATTTATAATCAATTCGGGAATGACCGACCGGAAGTAAAATTGTTTTGCCAAAAATCCAGAAGCCTAAATCAACGATAAAATACCGAAAATGACCGGATTCATCGACTAAAATATCGCTAATACTGCCAATTTTTTCTTCTTGGACATCAGAATATACATCTAAGCCAATGATTTCTTCTCCATCAAACGCATCTTTGTAATGGGGATCAAAATCTTCAATTCGTAGGAAAGCCATATTAAATTCCTCTATTTTTAAGAAATAAATCTTATCTTTCCTACGTTAGCCAAATCAAGATCGTGGATTCATCCTTCTGAAGAAAGATTATCTGATAATTAGGATAAATTATCCTCTTTCTTCAGAATAAAAAACCCATCTATTTGCATCAAATTATCCTCTTTTGTAGACTTTTGATATATAGTTTAAGTGATCTGGCTTAGAGTAGTGATCAAAAAATCTTAGATTACACTTGAAGCTATCCCTCTTCTGTCACTCTCCGGTTTTGCCTATGATTAGTAATTTCCAAAGCCACGTTATAGTCAACGATCTGGGATGGGGCGATCGCATTTTAGCCAATTTCGCGCTCTTCAGAATTTCTACTCGTAAAAAAAGGTGTGGTCGCTTGCTCTGTCTAGGCTCTAGGATTCAGAAGAAAATGCAAGACTTTTCGGAGAGTGACAGAAGCGGGATAGGATTGCTATAATTGTTTTTTGTCAAACAACTCCCCAAATTTTCTCACATAGGAGAGACACTCAGTGAAATTGCAGATTGATCCTAAGTTAACATTGTCTTCTAATGGTAAAAATACTCAACAACTTTTATTTAAACAGATACCGATTCTATTGATTCTGTTACTGGCTACAGGACTGCGGTTATATCAACTCAGTACCGAAAGCGTGTGGATTGATGAAATGCTTAGTATTCGTGATGCTAAATCATTTGAGTTTACTCTCCCTTACGTCCGCCCCTTCTACTACATACTCCTGAAAGCCTGGATGCAGTTTGGCGATAGCGATGCTTGGTTAAGAGGATTATCGATTATTTTTGGTTTAGGGAGTATTTACTTTACTTATTGGTTGGGATGTCGCATTGTCGGAAAGTCTACCGGATTAATTGCCGCATTTATGGCCAGTGTTTCTCCTCTATTTATTAATCACGCTCAAGAAATTCGGATGTACACCGTGATTACCTTCTTGAGTGTAGCGGGAACATTAGCCCTCAGTTACTTTTTAGAACGACCTTCCTATAAAGCTTTAGCGGGTTGGACAATAGCACGAACATTCTTAATTTTAACGAATGCTAATAATATTTTAATTTTGGTGGCCGATATAGTTTTATTGGGTTGGAAATTCCGCAAACAGCGTCAAGTATTACTGGCTGCTGCTGGAGGTTTATCAATTATCGGTTTATTTTTCCTTCCCATCTTCTGGGCACTTACCATAGGAGGTGGAGCAAATGAGTTTATGGAGAAGCAAGTTGCTGACTATTCTAAACCTGGAGTGACTCAAATTATTGGGATGTTAACCCAATTTACCGTATACTGGCCTTTGAGAAATCTACTTGAATCTAATCAAATTATTCTAAATAAAAATCAGTTAACAGATGCTACATTGTTAAATCAATTATTGAGTGTAAAAACTTTTTCTATTTTATTCTATGCTGGTTTTACTGCGATTTTGATTGTTTTATTAGTTATTTCCCTATTAAATATTTTTAGTAAACATCCTTCAGAACGGTTGATTTGGTTGGCAACTTGGGCGATTATTCCAGCTAGTTTAATGTTGTTTTTATCTTATTATAAAAATTCCATCTGGTTTACTCGTTATCTTTTGTTTGTTGCTCCTTATTTTCTCATTCTTATAGCAGCAGGATTTGTTGTCATTTGGAATTGGAAAAAACCGTTAGCGATCGCCATAGCCATTGCTTACTGTATTGGCGTTACAGGCAGCCTTTTCGATTACTACACGAAATTATATCGAAATGATTGGCAAGGAGCCACCCAATATATTTACCAAAATCAGCAACCTAATGATTTGATAGTCATGCACTCTACTCCAGACTTTTTCCCTCTATCTCTGCCTCGCTATTATCCCGAACCTAATAAAGTTCATTTACTGAATCATCCGGGTTCTCAGGACAAGTTAACCCCAGATTATATTAAACAACAGTTCGATAGAACCTTACCTTTAAAATCGAATCTTTGGTTTGTTTGCTGGCTATTTTGCAACGAAACCGAGGGGATGAATCGAGTATTTACCACAGTAGCTGGACAACAATTTAAAGTTGAACAGGAAAAAACATTTAGTAGCCTTGAATTTCAGCCTATTCAAGTATTTAAGGTAACTCCGGCTGTACCGACAACAAAATCTACCACCCCTGAGTAAAATTTTCTCATCTCAAGCTTTTGGTTCCTGGGGTGATGTTATCCTAATATTGGGATTAAGCCGAAAAGATAAATCTTCAAGAGACACTTGATATAATTGGTTTCCTCAGTTATTTTATAGTCAGAAATTATCTACAGGCTAACCCAAGGATATTCTAGCTACTGTTTTTCCTGCACTCCAATTAATCTTTCCCACAGGAACTGAATTTTCTAGGAAGGATAGAGTTCTATCTGATTCTAACTGTGTTTTTTTTACTAACTCTATCCTAGATAAGACAAGACTCAATGAACGTGTATGTGTTCCTAAAATTTCCTAATACAACTATTTCCTTTTGTAAGAACTTAGAGGATAAGATGGATATTTCACAACCCCCAATTTTAAAAACGCCAGAACCTCAGAAACATTATGGAGATTTAATTTTGGGTTCTCACTCCTTAGCTGTTTCTATCGTTGTACCTATCTATAACGAAGTCGAAAGTTTACCCCGATTGATAGCAGCGATTGATAGTAATATGACTTCTTTGGGTTTAAATTATGAATTGGTTTGTGTTGATGATGGGTCAACCGATGGTTCCACGGAACTCCTGAAACAGGAAGCCACAACCAATCCTCATCTCAAAGCCATTATTCTCCGCCGCAATTATGGCCAAACCGCAGCAATGGCGGCGGGATTTAAGTATTCTCAAGGTCAGGTGATTATTACAATTGATGGTGATTTACAAAATGATCCCCAAGATATTCCTCTACTTCTGACAGAGTTGGGTAAGGGTTTTGATGTCGTCAGTGGTTGGCGTAAAAATCGACAAGATGCCAAAATCACTCGTTTACTTCCCTCTCGCATTGCGAACTGGCTGATTAGTAAGATGACTGGGGTACAACTACATGACTATGGTTGTTCTCTTAAGGCTTACCGCACTGAGGTAATCGCCGATATGAAACTTTATGGAGAACTCCACCGATTCTTACCCGCTTTAGCCTTTATTGAAGGCGCGAGAATTACTGAAATTCCGGTTAACCATCATGCTCGTCGTTTTGGTCAGAGTAAATATGGTTTAGATCGTACCTTCCGGGTGGTGATGGATTTATTAACAATTTCCTTTATCAAAAAATTCCTGACTCGACCTATGCACGTTTTTGGTTTATTAGGAATGTTGGCTTTTGCCTTTGGAATTATTGTTGGTATTTATTTGACCTTTATTCGACTGGTTTTGGGCGAAGGAATTGCTGATCGTCCTTTACTCACCTTTGCAGTATTACTGACCCTTACCGGAATTCAACTGTTTTGTTTTGGTTTATTAGCTGAACTGTTAATGCGAACCTATCATGAGTCTCAAGATCGACCTATCTATCGAGTCCGTGAAGTGATTGAATCCGAAGGTAACGAGAATAGCACCAGAACCCGTTAATTGTTCCGGGTTTCCTCCAATAGATATAAGGGTAATAGGTTCTTGTCAAGTTTAATCTTCTAAATTGGGCGGTTCACTGTTAACCGGGAAGATCTTACACATCATATATTGAGGATGAAGGGTTGGGGACGGGTGACAAACCGGGGATGAGTTAGGGGTTTCTACAGGGTTGTTGTGTGGTTGAATACACAGAGCCACTTGTCCAACTCCAACCATTAAGGTTTGCACTCGTTCAACAATCTGCTGTATGTTCGATAACAACTGTTCAGCGACCTGCAAAGAAGGGGTAACAATAAAAAAGGTTTTGACTCCGGTGGGACTGGGAGCAAAACCAAAGCTACATTCTAACAGTTGAGATTGGCTTGAGGAGGGTAGAGTTTCACGGAAACGTTCAATCAACGCTTGGTACAAAGACTCATTCAGCGCACGATCATCAAATATAGGTTGAGATAACATGGTTAGTCCTTACTTGACCTGTTATGTACTTTACCTTTTAGTTTAACATTTATTAATATCCGATGGGTTTAAATTTTTAATCTAATTGATAAGCAAACCTAGGGGTAATGTCATAACTTGCTCATATTGATCATTAGGGAACAGGGAATAGGGAATAGGGAATAGGGAACACTTCGACAGGCTCAGTGCTTCGCAGTAAGTGGTCAATGAGTTTCGGGATTTAGAAAATTGTCCTAAACTTTAATGCGTAGCACTATATACCCATTCCATAGATTGGCTGCCTTCTGCTTCACAAAATTTACACTTTTTTGTCTCTGCACCGCCCTATACTTCTAAATGTAGGCTATTGCAGGATAATGTTGAACAGGAATTCAAAATGTCAACGTTTTGAACCAGCAGGCAGACGGATACGGTAA encodes:
- a CDS encoding glycosyltransferase family 4 protein, giving the protein MNQRLEVLLVSTPVGPLGSGLGGGVELTVLNLAIVLRQRGHKVTIAAPETSQLESFSIVEIPGELQTLAQTQNRHDPVILPDNSVLTNLWNYAQQVADQYDIILNFAYDWLPLFLTPFFKGKLIHLVSMGSLSDVMDQAVHQAIQQCPGSIAFHTHSQAETFGLKEGYFCLSNAIDLSQYQFCAEPKNQLAWVGRISPEKGLEDAVAASQKTGIPLMIMGKIQDEAYWQTIVQNYSDAPIQYLGFLSTEKLQEQVRQCRALVMTHRWIEAFGNVAIEALACGVPVISYSRGGPTEIIRDSVTGWLVEPDNINELVQAIQKLDQIDRFVCRQQAETEYSLDALGDRIEHWLFQVISS
- a CDS encoding S66 peptidase family protein, with the translated sequence MTNFPGLKPGDKLRVIAPSGALREWEPFEKGVEIWRSHGYKIEFTPGFDQSWGYLAGNDENRRQQLLEALTDETCRGILCARGGFGSTRLLEGWNWDNFAKIATIPKFLIGFSDITGLLWAFSHHSHIIGIHGPVLTTLATEPDWSIQRLFEGVETGYFEVLQGESWIKGYASGRLFPANLTVATHLLGTTYQPDLTNTIIALEDVNEEPYRLDRMLTHWRMVGAFKGVQGIALGRFSRCEAKGNPNSFTIEEVLRDRLGDLGIPIVSNLPFGHEGSNAILPVGRMAHLDGEQGTLSFS
- a CDS encoding PRC-barrel domain-containing protein, whose translation is MAFLRIEDFDPHYKDAFDGEEIIGLDVYSDVQEEKIGSISDILVDESGHFRYFIVDLGFWIFGKTILLPVGHSRIDYKSQRVYTNGLTKEQATHLPSYQHLETKGYDYEEQVRKTYRLPYMGEVPIRSDQEYIMPNTSEIQSAPVLDWKTINPDHYSYDLEPNLYRLNERDHQQLKRYEERLIANNSLKKSHSIIR
- a CDS encoding glycosyltransferase family 39 protein; amino-acid sequence: MKLQIDPKLTLSSNGKNTQQLLFKQIPILLILLLATGLRLYQLSTESVWIDEMLSIRDAKSFEFTLPYVRPFYYILLKAWMQFGDSDAWLRGLSIIFGLGSIYFTYWLGCRIVGKSTGLIAAFMASVSPLFINHAQEIRMYTVITFLSVAGTLALSYFLERPSYKALAGWTIARTFLILTNANNILILVADIVLLGWKFRKQRQVLLAAAGGLSIIGLFFLPIFWALTIGGGANEFMEKQVADYSKPGVTQIIGMLTQFTVYWPLRNLLESNQIILNKNQLTDATLLNQLLSVKTFSILFYAGFTAILIVLLVISLLNIFSKHPSERLIWLATWAIIPASLMLFLSYYKNSIWFTRYLLFVAPYFLILIAAGFVVIWNWKKPLAIAIAIAYCIGVTGSLFDYYTKLYRNDWQGATQYIYQNQQPNDLIVMHSTPDFFPLSLPRYYPEPNKVHLLNHPGSQDKLTPDYIKQQFDRTLPLKSNLWFVCWLFCNETEGMNRVFTTVAGQQFKVEQEKTFSSLEFQPIQVFKVTPAVPTTKSTTPE
- a CDS encoding glycosyltransferase family 2 protein, whose product is MDISQPPILKTPEPQKHYGDLILGSHSLAVSIVVPIYNEVESLPRLIAAIDSNMTSLGLNYELVCVDDGSTDGSTELLKQEATTNPHLKAIILRRNYGQTAAMAAGFKYSQGQVIITIDGDLQNDPQDIPLLLTELGKGFDVVSGWRKNRQDAKITRLLPSRIANWLISKMTGVQLHDYGCSLKAYRTEVIADMKLYGELHRFLPALAFIEGARITEIPVNHHARRFGQSKYGLDRTFRVVMDLLTISFIKKFLTRPMHVFGLLGMLAFAFGIIVGIYLTFIRLVLGEGIADRPLLTFAVLLTLTGIQLFCFGLLAELLMRTYHESQDRPIYRVREVIESEGNENSTRTR